The genomic window AGGAGGAGGCCCTCAGGGCCGTCACCAAGCCCCCGGAGGACACCAGGGCGTACTTCCGCGGCCGCTGCCTGGAGCAGTACGCCGACGACGTGGCCGCCGCCTCCTGGGACTCGGTCATCTTCGACCTTCCCGGCCGTGACTCACTGCAACGGGTGCCTACCCTCGAACCGCTGCGCGGCACCCGCAACCACGTCAAGGAGCTGCTGGACCGCTGCCGTACGGCCGAAGATCTGGTTCGCATCCTCTCCGGCGGCTGAAACGGGCCAGAACCGGGAATCAACGGGGTAGCACTCGGACGTTGACGTATTCGAGAGCCGGGGACGGGCCCTCCTTGTAGGGTCTGATCTTGTAGGACACGCAACCGAGCGGGGTGAGGGACATGGCAACCAAGGACACCGACGGCGGACAGCAGAAGGCAACGCGTTCCACGGACGAGGCCGAGGAGGTCCAGCAGGACGCCCAGGCCGCCGACGACCTCAAGGAACGCCACGAGAAGCTCTCGGACGACGTGGACTCCGTCCTCGACGAGATCGACGACGTCCTGGAGGAGAACGCCGAGGACTTCGTCAGGTCCTTCGTCCAAAAGGGCGGGCAGTAGCCGCTCTCACC from Streptomyces sp. NBC_01198 includes these protein-coding regions:
- a CDS encoding ubiquitin-like protein Pup; translation: MATKDTDGGQQKATRSTDEAEEVQQDAQAADDLKERHEKLSDDVDSVLDEIDDVLEENAEDFVRSFVQKGGQ